One genomic window of Streptomyces sp. NBC_01276 includes the following:
- a CDS encoding ABC transporter permease, whose product MNAGTYQLIKLEVIRALRNKKYLFFTVMYPAALFLMLGGTLSGTTKVMGTELTMPAFYMVAMASFGALTAVLVGNSERIAKEREKGWVRQLRLTALPGRGYVLAKTASAGVLSLPAILVVFAVAAFAKDVRFEVWQWLALTVAIWAGSLVFAALGVAIGYCASGDNVRPITMLLYFGLSILGGLWMPTAAFPQWLQTICEWLPTHAYAGLGQAIELGGAPHVKDVAILAGYFVLFTGAAAWLYRKDSLKA is encoded by the coding sequence ATGAACGCCGGAACGTACCAGCTGATCAAGCTGGAGGTCATCCGCGCCCTGCGCAACAAGAAGTACCTGTTCTTCACCGTGATGTACCCGGCCGCCCTCTTCCTGATGCTCGGCGGCACCCTGAGCGGCACGACCAAGGTCATGGGCACCGAACTGACGATGCCCGCCTTCTACATGGTCGCCATGGCCTCCTTCGGCGCGCTGACCGCCGTCCTGGTGGGCAACAGCGAACGCATCGCCAAGGAGCGGGAGAAGGGCTGGGTCCGCCAGCTGCGCCTGACCGCCCTGCCCGGCCGCGGCTACGTCCTCGCCAAGACCGCCAGCGCGGGCGTGCTCTCCCTGCCCGCCATCCTGGTCGTCTTCGCGGTGGCCGCCTTCGCCAAGGACGTCCGGTTCGAGGTCTGGCAGTGGCTCGCCCTCACCGTCGCGATCTGGGCCGGCAGCCTGGTCTTCGCCGCGCTGGGCGTGGCCATCGGCTACTGCGCCAGCGGGGACAACGTCCGCCCCATCACGATGCTGCTCTACTTCGGCCTCTCGATCCTCGGCGGCCTGTGGATGCCCACCGCCGCCTTCCCGCAGTGGCTCCAGACCATCTGCGAGTGGCTGCCCACCCACGCCTACGCGGGCCTCGGCCAGGCGATCGAGCTGGGCGGCGCACCGCACGTCAAGGACGTGGCGATCCTCGCCGGGTACTTCGTACTCTTCACCGGTGCGGCCGCCTGGCTGTACCGCAAGGACTCGCTGAAGGCGTGA
- a CDS encoding TIGR00730 family Rossman fold protein: MGNPEGSSRRKPEEQQLGPVLRRRGQVQAGSTTDQRLLDSAGPSEWVHTDPWRVLRIQSEFIEGFGTLAELPPAISVFGSARTPVGSPEYEAGVRIGRALVDAGFAVITGGGPGAMEAANKGAREANGISVGLGIELPFEQGLNQHVDLGLNFRYFFVRKTMFVKYSQGFVVLPGGLGTLDEMFEALTLVQTQKITRFPIVLFGTEYWSGLIDWLRNTVIAQGKASEKDLYLFHVTDDVDEAIALVTKEVGK; the protein is encoded by the coding sequence ATGGGCAACCCTGAAGGTTCGTCCCGTCGCAAGCCGGAGGAGCAGCAGCTCGGGCCGGTGCTGCGCAGGCGGGGACAGGTCCAGGCGGGCAGTACGACGGACCAGCGGCTGCTGGACTCGGCCGGACCCTCCGAGTGGGTGCACACCGATCCCTGGCGGGTCCTGCGCATCCAGTCGGAGTTCATCGAGGGCTTCGGCACGCTCGCCGAGCTGCCGCCCGCGATCAGCGTGTTCGGGTCGGCCCGTACTCCGGTGGGCTCGCCGGAGTACGAGGCGGGCGTACGGATCGGGCGCGCGCTCGTGGACGCCGGCTTCGCCGTCATCACCGGCGGCGGCCCCGGTGCGATGGAGGCGGCCAACAAGGGCGCCCGCGAGGCGAACGGCATCTCCGTCGGCCTGGGCATCGAGCTCCCCTTCGAGCAGGGGCTCAACCAGCACGTCGATCTCGGTCTGAACTTCCGGTACTTCTTCGTCCGCAAGACGATGTTCGTGAAGTACAGCCAGGGGTTCGTGGTGCTGCCGGGCGGTCTCGGCACGCTGGACGAGATGTTCGAGGCCCTGACCCTGGTGCAGACCCAGAAGATCACCCGGTTCCCGATCGTGCTGTTCGGCACGGAGTACTGGAGCGGTCTGATCGACTGGCTGCGCAACACGGTCATCGCGCAGGGCAAGGCCTCGGAGAAGGACCTCTACCTCTTCCACGTCACGGACGACGTGGACGAGGCGATCGCGCTGGTGACGAAGGAAGTCGGGAAGTAG
- the dapC gene encoding succinyldiaminopimelate transaminase yields MAAVSDRLPAFPWDKLEPYKATAAAHADGIVDLSVGTPVDPVPELIQRALIGAADSPGYPTVWGTPALRDAITGWLRGRLGASAAGHRNVLPVVGSKELVAWLPTQLGLGAGDKVAYPRLAYPTYEVGARLCGAEAVVYDDPTELDPAGVKLLWLNSPSNPTGRVLSKEELIRIVAWAREHGILLFSDECYLELGWEAEPVSVLHDEVCGGSYEGVVAVHSLSKRSNLAGYRAAFIAGDAAVLGELLEIRKHGGMMTAAPVQAAVIAALGDDAHVEEQRGRYAARREALRTALEAHGFRVEHSEASLYLWVTRDEPCWDTVAHLAGLGILVAPGDFYGEAGANFVRVAFTATDERVEAAVKRLG; encoded by the coding sequence GTGGCCGCAGTATCCGACCGTCTTCCCGCCTTCCCCTGGGACAAGCTGGAGCCGTACAAGGCCACGGCGGCGGCCCATGCGGACGGCATCGTCGACCTCTCCGTCGGCACGCCCGTGGACCCGGTCCCGGAGCTGATCCAGCGCGCCCTGATCGGCGCCGCGGACTCCCCGGGCTACCCGACGGTATGGGGGACGCCCGCCCTGCGCGACGCCATCACCGGCTGGCTCCGCGGCCGGCTCGGCGCGAGCGCCGCCGGGCACCGCAACGTCCTGCCCGTGGTGGGTTCCAAGGAACTGGTCGCCTGGCTGCCGACCCAGCTGGGCCTCGGCGCCGGCGACAAGGTGGCCTACCCGCGCCTGGCCTACCCGACGTACGAGGTCGGCGCGCGGCTGTGCGGCGCCGAGGCCGTGGTCTACGACGACCCGACCGAGCTCGACCCGGCCGGCGTGAAGCTCCTGTGGCTCAACTCCCCGTCCAACCCGACCGGAAGGGTCCTCTCCAAGGAGGAGCTGATCCGGATCGTCGCCTGGGCGCGCGAGCACGGCATCCTGCTCTTCAGCGACGAGTGCTACCTGGAACTCGGCTGGGAGGCCGAGCCCGTCTCCGTCCTGCACGACGAGGTCTGCGGCGGTTCCTACGAGGGCGTCGTGGCCGTCCACTCGCTCTCCAAGCGCTCCAACCTGGCCGGGTACCGGGCCGCGTTCATCGCCGGTGACGCCGCCGTACTCGGCGAACTGCTGGAGATCCGCAAGCACGGCGGCATGATGACCGCCGCCCCCGTCCAGGCCGCCGTCATCGCGGCGCTCGGCGACGACGCCCACGTCGAGGAGCAGCGCGGCCGCTACGCCGCCCGCCGCGAGGCGCTGCGCACGGCCCTGGAGGCGCACGGCTTCCGGGTCGAGCACAGCGAGGCCAGCCTCTACCTGTGGGTGACCCGCGACGAGCCCTGCTGGGACACCGTCGCCCACCTCGCCGGCCTCGGCATCCTGGTCGCGCCCGGCGACTTCTACGGCGAGGCGGGCGCGAACTTCGTCCGCGTGGCCTTCACCGCCACCGACGAGCGGGTCGAGGCCGCGGTCAAGCGCCTGGGCTGA
- the dapE gene encoding succinyl-diaminopimelate desuccinylase yields the protein MSESELDLTLDAAELTARLVDIPSVSGDEKALADLVENALRGLAHLTVDRHGNNVVARTHLGRGERVVLAGHLDTVPIADNVPSRLDENDVLWGCGTTDMKSGVAVQLRIAATVPEPNRDLTFVFYDQEEVAADLNGLGKVAAAHPDWLTGDFAVLLEPSNAEVEGGCQGTLRVLLRTKGERAHSARSWMGANAIHAAGPILAKLAAYEPRRPVIDGLEFHEGLNAVRIEGGVANNVIPDGCTVTVNFRYAPDRSEADALAHVREVFADCGIDEFVVDDSSPGALPGLSHPAAAAFMEAVGGHAMPKFGWTDVSRFSALGVPAVNYGPGDALLAHKVDERVETKAILHCEERLRAWLTS from the coding sequence ATGTCCGAATCCGAGCTGGACCTCACCCTGGACGCTGCCGAGCTGACCGCCCGGCTCGTCGACATCCCATCCGTGAGCGGCGACGAGAAGGCACTCGCCGACCTCGTGGAGAACGCGCTGCGCGGCCTCGCGCACCTGACCGTCGACCGCCACGGCAACAACGTCGTCGCCCGTACGCACCTCGGCCGCGGCGAGCGCGTCGTACTCGCCGGCCACCTCGACACCGTGCCGATCGCCGACAACGTGCCGTCCCGCCTGGACGAGAACGACGTCCTGTGGGGCTGCGGCACCACGGACATGAAGTCCGGCGTCGCCGTGCAGCTGAGGATCGCGGCGACCGTCCCCGAGCCCAACCGCGACCTCACCTTCGTCTTCTACGACCAGGAAGAGGTCGCCGCCGACCTCAACGGCCTCGGCAAGGTCGCCGCGGCCCACCCCGACTGGCTGACCGGCGACTTCGCCGTCCTGCTGGAGCCCTCCAACGCCGAGGTCGAGGGCGGCTGCCAGGGCACCCTGCGCGTCCTGCTCCGCACCAAGGGCGAGCGCGCGCACTCCGCCCGCAGCTGGATGGGCGCCAACGCCATCCACGCAGCGGGCCCGATCCTGGCGAAGCTGGCCGCGTACGAGCCCCGCAGGCCGGTCATCGACGGCCTGGAGTTCCACGAGGGCCTCAACGCGGTCCGGATCGAGGGCGGCGTCGCCAACAACGTCATCCCCGACGGCTGCACGGTGACGGTGAACTTCCGCTACGCCCCCGACCGCAGCGAGGCCGACGCGCTGGCCCACGTACGGGAGGTCTTCGCCGACTGCGGGATCGACGAGTTCGTCGTCGACGACTCGTCCCCCGGCGCCCTCCCCGGCCTCTCCCACCCGGCCGCCGCGGCCTTCATGGAGGCCGTCGGAGGCCACGCCATGCCCAAGTTCGGCTGGACGGACGTGTCGCGCTTCAGCGCGCTCGGCGTCCCGGCGGTGAACTACGGTCCGGGCGACGCCCTGCTGGCCCACAAGGTCGACGAACGCGTCGAGACGAAGGCGATCCTGCACTGCGAGGAACGACTCCGCGCCTGGCTGACCTCCTGA
- a CDS encoding ABC transporter ATP-binding protein yields MTTTTPAHSAGPATTAGPVVSFQNVTKSYGQVRAVDGLSLELHPGETVALLGPNGAGKSSTLDLLLGLRPADSGEVRLFGGTAREAVAAGRVGAMLQSGGLMEEVSVRELVALGCSLHPRPHPVDEVLHRAGITEIASRMVNKLSGGQEQRVRFALATAGHNDLIVLDEPTTGMDVTARQAFWATMREQAAQGRTVLFATHYLEEADAIADRVLVLNKGRLLADGSAAEIKAKAGARRVAFDLDGTVDEQVLRALPALTGFELHGTTVKLQSSDADATVHAVYALGLYPRNLEVAGLGLEQAFIALTEAEEANR; encoded by the coding sequence ATGACGACGACGACCCCGGCGCACTCCGCGGGACCGGCCACCACGGCCGGCCCGGTGGTGAGCTTCCAGAACGTGACCAAGAGCTACGGCCAGGTCCGCGCGGTCGACGGCCTCTCCCTGGAACTCCACCCGGGTGAGACCGTCGCACTCCTCGGCCCCAACGGGGCCGGCAAGTCCTCCACCCTCGACCTCCTCCTCGGGCTGCGCCCGGCGGACTCCGGCGAGGTCCGGCTCTTCGGCGGCACCGCCCGCGAGGCCGTCGCGGCCGGCCGGGTCGGCGCGATGCTCCAGAGCGGCGGCCTCATGGAGGAGGTGTCCGTCCGCGAACTCGTCGCCCTCGGCTGCTCCCTGCACCCCCGCCCGCACCCCGTGGACGAGGTCCTGCACCGCGCCGGTATCACCGAGATCGCCTCCCGCATGGTCAACAAGCTCTCCGGCGGCCAGGAGCAGCGCGTCCGCTTCGCCCTCGCCACCGCGGGCCACAACGACCTGATCGTCCTCGACGAACCCACCACCGGCATGGACGTCACCGCCCGCCAGGCCTTCTGGGCCACCATGCGGGAACAGGCCGCCCAGGGCCGCACGGTCCTGTTCGCCACCCACTACCTGGAAGAGGCGGACGCCATCGCCGACCGGGTGCTGGTCCTCAACAAGGGCCGGCTCCTCGCCGACGGCAGCGCCGCCGAGATCAAGGCGAAGGCCGGCGCCCGCCGGGTCGCCTTCGACCTCGACGGCACCGTCGACGAGCAGGTGCTGCGCGCCCTGCCCGCCCTGACGGGCTTCGAGCTGCACGGCACCACCGTCAAGCTCCAGTCGAGCGACGCCGACGCGACCGTGCACGCCGTGTACGCGCTCGGCCTCTACCCCAGGAACCTGGAGGTCGCGGGCCTCGGCCTGGAGCAGGCCTTCATCGCCCTCACCGAGGCCGAGGAGGCCAACCGATGA
- a CDS encoding ATP-binding protein encodes MSLPLTRRIARAALLLAAGTAPVVGAAGAASAAGLESVPQLGALTAPDASAATDAAGAVTGAVPAAATEAVPAAAPAAAVADGAGGMLGGLPVAGQLPVKDLPVKDLPVKDLPVGQLPVSTLPVGQLPLGG; translated from the coding sequence ATGTCCCTCCCCCTGACACGTCGGATCGCCCGCGCCGCGCTTCTCCTCGCAGCCGGAACCGCTCCCGTGGTCGGTGCGGCCGGCGCGGCCAGTGCCGCGGGCCTGGAGTCCGTGCCGCAGCTGGGCGCACTCACCGCGCCGGACGCCTCCGCCGCCACCGACGCGGCGGGCGCCGTGACCGGGGCCGTCCCCGCCGCCGCCACCGAGGCCGTCCCGGCCGCCGCCCCCGCCGCCGCCGTGGCGGACGGTGCCGGCGGGATGCTGGGCGGGCTGCCGGTGGCCGGGCAGCTGCCGGTCAAGGACCTTCCCGTGAAGGACCTGCCGGTGAAGGACCTGCCGGTCGGCCAGCTGCCGGTGAGCACCCTGCCCGTCGGTCAGCTGCCGCTCGGGGGCTGA
- a CDS encoding DivIVA domain-containing protein, whose amino-acid sequence MFWFLLIALVVVVAAVTLAVVGGGAEAVLPDAEPDRVADGLPESRPVVRADIEALRLPVGPRGYRMAEVDDVLDRLGAELAERDARIAELTAAAAPHGPAGAPEPAGRIDLTKDDR is encoded by the coding sequence GTGTTCTGGTTCTTGCTGATCGCGCTGGTCGTGGTCGTGGCCGCGGTCACCCTCGCGGTGGTCGGCGGAGGCGCGGAAGCCGTACTGCCCGACGCCGAACCGGACCGGGTGGCCGACGGGCTCCCGGAGAGCCGGCCGGTGGTGCGGGCCGACATCGAAGCCCTGCGGCTGCCGGTCGGACCGCGCGGCTACCGGATGGCCGAGGTGGACGACGTACTGGACCGGCTCGGGGCCGAGCTGGCCGAGCGGGACGCCAGGATCGCCGAGCTGACGGCCGCCGCCGCGCCGCACGGGCCGGCCGGCGCCCCGGAGCCCGCCGGCCGGATCGACCTCACCAAGGACGACCGGTGA
- the fdxA gene encoding ferredoxin: MTYVIAEPCVDVKDKACIEECPVDCIYEGQRSLYIHPDECVDCGACEPVCPVEAIFYEDDTPEEWKDYYKANVEFFDELGSPGGASKLGLIERDHPFVAALPADINGEH; encoded by the coding sequence GTGACCTACGTCATCGCGGAGCCTTGTGTCGACGTCAAGGACAAGGCATGCATCGAAGAATGCCCCGTCGACTGCATCTACGAGGGCCAGCGGTCCTTGTACATCCACCCGGACGAGTGCGTCGACTGCGGCGCGTGTGAGCCGGTCTGTCCGGTCGAGGCCATCTTCTACGAAGATGACACCCCGGAGGAGTGGAAGGACTACTACAAGGCGAACGTCGAGTTCTTCGACGAGCTCGGTTCGCCCGGTGGTGCCTCCAAGCTCGGTCTGATCGAGCGGGACCACCCCTTCGTCGCCGCACTGCCTGCCGACATCAACGGCGAGCACTGA
- the folP gene encoding dihydropteroate synthase: MLRLGRREFDPHEPVIMAIVNRTPDSFYDQGATFRDEPALDRVERAVAEGAAIIDIGGVKAGPGEHVDAAEEARRTVGFVAEVRRRHPDVVISVDTWRHEVGEAVCEAGADVLNDAWGGVDPRLAEVAARHGAGIVCTHAGGVEPRTRPHRTSYEDVMEDILRVTVGLAERAAALGVPRESIMIDPGHDFGKNTRHSLEATRRLSEMTDTGWPVLVSLSNKDFVGETLDKPVKERLLGTLATTAVSAWLGARVYRVHEVAETKQVLDMVASIQGHRPPAVARRGLA; encoded by the coding sequence ATGCTGCGACTGGGCAGGCGCGAGTTCGACCCCCACGAGCCGGTGATCATGGCCATCGTGAACCGGACCCCGGACTCCTTCTACGACCAGGGCGCGACCTTCCGCGACGAGCCCGCGCTGGACCGCGTCGAGCGGGCCGTGGCCGAGGGCGCCGCGATCATCGACATCGGCGGGGTCAAGGCCGGTCCCGGCGAACACGTGGACGCCGCCGAGGAGGCCCGGCGCACGGTCGGCTTCGTCGCGGAGGTGCGCCGCCGCCACCCGGACGTGGTGATCAGCGTGGACACCTGGCGCCACGAGGTCGGCGAGGCCGTGTGCGAGGCCGGGGCGGACGTGCTGAACGACGCGTGGGGCGGGGTGGACCCCAGGCTGGCGGAGGTCGCCGCACGTCACGGGGCGGGCATCGTCTGCACCCACGCGGGCGGGGTCGAGCCGCGGACCCGGCCGCACCGGACCTCGTACGAGGACGTCATGGAGGACATCCTGCGCGTCACGGTCGGGCTCGCGGAGCGGGCGGCGGCGCTGGGCGTCCCCCGGGAGTCGATCATGATCGACCCGGGTCACGACTTCGGGAAGAACACCCGGCACTCGCTGGAGGCGACCCGCCGGCTGTCGGAGATGACCGACACCGGCTGGCCGGTGCTGGTCTCCCTGTCGAACAAGGACTTCGTCGGCGAGACCCTCGACAAGCCGGTCAAGGAACGCCTGCTGGGAACGCTGGCCACCACGGCCGTGTCGGCCTGGCTCGGCGCCCGGGTCTACCGCGTCCACGAGGTCGCGGAGACCAAGCAGGTCCTCGACATGGTGGCCTCGATCCAGGGCCACCGCCCGCCGGCCGTCGCCCGCCGCGGCCTGGCCTGA
- a CDS encoding sensor histidine kinase — translation MAVTVDDYDDADTTRATGGIRIGIPPGSRRQHLVKLFWTGLWLFYLSAPVIDLVRGGHGAAARTLGVLGLAAFVVAYLILVLRAGPVVFPGRVMITLGVLAALATVLSLALGREWLVLFVYVAICSGAALPGEYARWTVPAATALLSTTALLVPDGDHYLVGLLLPALMGGFAMVGVRAMLRTTMELREARATVAQLAANEERLRMARDLHDLLGHSLSLITLKSELAGRMLPDHPDRAARQVADIEQVCRQALVDVREAVSGYRRPTLPGELAGARTALTAAGVTADLPTEAPGKLQEETESALAWSLREAVTNVVRHSGAKRCTVTLEACQTLAGPVMELTVRDDGAGGPSAHGNGLTGLTERLEAVGGTLAAGPAGKTGFRLRARVPLGSSS, via the coding sequence ATGGCAGTGACGGTCGACGACTACGACGACGCCGACACGACGCGGGCGACGGGCGGGATCCGGATCGGGATCCCGCCCGGGAGCCGCCGCCAGCACCTCGTGAAGCTGTTCTGGACGGGGCTGTGGCTCTTCTACCTCAGCGCCCCCGTCATCGACCTGGTCCGCGGCGGACACGGCGCCGCGGCCCGCACGCTCGGTGTCCTCGGCCTCGCCGCGTTCGTGGTCGCCTACCTGATCCTCGTCCTGCGGGCCGGGCCCGTGGTCTTCCCGGGCCGGGTCATGATCACGCTCGGCGTCCTCGCCGCCCTGGCCACGGTCCTGTCGCTGGCCCTGGGCCGCGAATGGCTCGTCCTCTTCGTCTACGTGGCCATCTGCTCGGGCGCCGCCCTGCCCGGGGAGTACGCCCGCTGGACCGTTCCCGCCGCCACCGCCCTGCTCAGCACGACGGCCCTCCTGGTGCCCGACGGCGACCACTACCTGGTGGGTCTGCTGCTCCCGGCCCTGATGGGCGGATTCGCGATGGTCGGCGTCCGGGCGATGCTGCGCACCACCATGGAACTGCGCGAGGCCCGCGCCACCGTGGCCCAGCTCGCGGCCAACGAGGAACGCCTGCGGATGGCCCGCGACCTGCACGACCTGCTGGGCCACTCCCTCTCGCTGATCACGCTGAAGAGCGAACTCGCGGGCCGGATGCTGCCGGACCACCCCGACCGGGCCGCCCGGCAGGTCGCGGACATCGAGCAGGTCTGCCGGCAGGCGCTGGTCGACGTACGGGAGGCCGTCAGCGGCTACCGGCGCCCCACGCTCCCCGGTGAACTCGCCGGGGCCCGCACGGCCCTGACGGCCGCCGGGGTGACCGCCGACCTGCCGACCGAGGCTCCGGGGAAACTCCAGGAGGAGACGGAGTCGGCCCTGGCCTGGTCGCTGCGCGAGGCCGTCACCAACGTCGTCCGGCACAGCGGGGCCAAACGGTGCACCGTCACCCTGGAGGCCTGCCAGACGCTCGCGGGCCCGGTCATGGAACTGACCGTCCGCGACGACGGCGCCGGGGGCCCCAGCGCCCACGGCAACGGCCTGACCGGTCTGACGGAACGGCTGGAGGCCGTCGGCGGCACCCTGGCGGCGGGCCCCGCGGGCAAGACCGGCTTCCGGCTGCGCGCCCGGGTCCCCCTAGGATCCTCCTCATGA
- a CDS encoding response regulator transcription factor — MTPAAPIRILLAEDQSMVREALAALLGLEPDIEVLAQVARGDEVVAAAGNHDVNVALLDIEMPGMTGIEAAAELRRSHPSLKIVVLTTFGRPGYLRGAMEAGASAFLVKDAPAAQLADAVRKVLAGERVIDPTLAAAALAEGANPLTDREREVLREAEFGATNAELAARLNLSQGTVRNYLSTAIQKLAARNRAEAVRVAREKGWL, encoded by the coding sequence ATGACCCCAGCCGCACCCATCCGCATCCTGCTGGCCGAGGACCAGTCGATGGTCCGCGAGGCCCTCGCCGCCCTGCTGGGGCTGGAGCCGGACATCGAGGTGCTGGCCCAGGTCGCGCGGGGCGACGAGGTGGTCGCCGCGGCCGGGAACCACGACGTGAACGTCGCGCTCCTGGACATCGAGATGCCCGGCATGACCGGCATCGAGGCCGCGGCGGAACTCCGCCGGTCCCACCCCTCCCTCAAGATCGTCGTCCTGACCACCTTCGGCCGGCCCGGCTACCTCCGCGGCGCGATGGAGGCGGGTGCCTCCGCCTTCCTGGTCAAGGACGCCCCGGCCGCGCAGCTCGCCGACGCGGTGCGCAAGGTCCTGGCGGGGGAGCGCGTCATCGACCCCACCCTCGCCGCGGCGGCCCTGGCGGAGGGCGCGAACCCGCTGACGGACCGCGAGCGGGAGGTCCTGCGGGAGGCGGAGTTCGGCGCGACCAACGCGGAACTGGCGGCCCGCCTGAACCTGTCGCAGGGCACGGTCCGCAACTACCTCTCGACGGCCATCCAGAAGCTCGCGGCCCGCAACCGGGCCGAAGCGGTGCGGGTGGCCCGCGAAAAGGGCTGGCTCTAG
- a CDS encoding transglutaminase-like domain-containing protein — protein sequence MSAATRELFAAEARAERPDLAQLCLLLAAEADPELDERAMDWAQIELDRLAGMLPYGLRGARAWASAVTELLGGRMGFHGTPADYDRLSSSLLHEVLRRRRGLPILLSVVWLEVARRAGAPVYGLGLPGHFVIGFGDPEEGVVVDPFSGGASLGAGPAELAEGPRTPARTLDIVLRILNNIRAWASARPEQSGVALWALDLALLLPSHPARLRYERARLLVERGAFREGAGELEAYALVMDAVDVDAAVRIRAEAVSARALLN from the coding sequence GTGAGCGCGGCGACGCGGGAGCTGTTCGCGGCGGAGGCCCGCGCCGAGCGGCCGGACCTGGCGCAGCTGTGCCTGCTGCTGGCGGCGGAGGCCGACCCGGAGCTCGACGAACGGGCCATGGACTGGGCGCAGATCGAGCTGGACCGGCTCGCGGGGATGCTTCCGTACGGGCTGCGGGGGGCGCGGGCGTGGGCCTCGGCGGTGACGGAGCTGCTCGGGGGCCGGATGGGCTTCCACGGCACCCCGGCCGACTACGACCGGCTGTCGTCCTCGCTGCTGCACGAGGTGCTGCGGCGTCGGCGGGGACTGCCGATCCTGCTGTCGGTGGTGTGGCTGGAGGTCGCCCGGCGGGCCGGGGCGCCGGTGTACGGGCTGGGGCTGCCGGGCCACTTCGTGATCGGCTTCGGGGATCCGGAGGAGGGGGTCGTCGTGGACCCGTTCTCCGGCGGGGCCTCGCTGGGCGCGGGCCCGGCGGAGCTGGCCGAGGGGCCGCGGACGCCGGCCCGGACCCTGGACATCGTGCTGCGGATCCTGAACAACATCCGGGCGTGGGCCTCCGCGCGGCCCGAGCAGTCGGGGGTCGCGCTGTGGGCGCTGGACCTGGCGCTGCTGCTGCCGTCGCATCCGGCGAGGTTGCGGTACGAGCGGGCGCGGCTGCTGGTGGAACGGGGGGCGTTCCGGGAGGGGGCGGGTGAGTTGGAGGCGTACGCGCTGGTGATGGACGCGGTGGACGTCGACGCTGCGGTCCGGATCAGGGCGGAGGCCGTCTCGGCCCGCGCCCTCCTGAACTGA
- a CDS encoding GNAT family N-acetyltransferase, whose translation MEITAGGLLEIRITPADVGKRVSVRRVEGEAGVPPVFSDAVGVLTSWNESVLTITRKDGVSVRIPESSLVAGKVVPPAPARRRGPAASFEELARVTARAWLPLESERLGEWTLRAAEGFTRRANSVLPLGDPGIPLDEALARVTAWYAERGLPAYVQAATGAVGTQELLCAELERRGWVNEVSAEVRIGALAPVGEADADESASAAVTLTRTPDEDWLDRYGKTRDPGLVRRMLVEGPSVWFASLGGGRAVGRMVVDGRWAGFGAVAVDPEHRRRGLATAVMAVLARRALEEGASAAWLQVETDNPGARALYDGMGFATHHAYHHFREGGR comes from the coding sequence GTGGAAATCACTGCCGGTGGGCTGCTGGAGATCCGTATCACCCCGGCTGACGTGGGTAAACGAGTCTCTGTACGACGGGTGGAGGGCGAGGCTGGGGTACCCCCTGTCTTCTCGGACGCCGTCGGCGTTCTCACATCCTGGAACGAGAGTGTGCTGACGATCACACGCAAGGACGGCGTGTCCGTCCGTATCCCGGAATCCTCGCTGGTAGCGGGCAAGGTCGTGCCCCCCGCGCCGGCCCGCCGGCGGGGTCCGGCGGCCTCCTTCGAGGAGCTCGCGAGGGTCACGGCGCGGGCCTGGCTGCCGCTGGAGAGCGAGCGGCTGGGCGAGTGGACCCTGCGGGCCGCCGAGGGGTTCACCCGGCGGGCCAACTCGGTCCTCCCGCTCGGCGATCCCGGGATACCCCTGGACGAAGCACTCGCGCGGGTGACGGCGTGGTACGCGGAGCGCGGGCTTCCGGCGTACGTGCAGGCGGCGACGGGCGCGGTCGGCACGCAGGAGCTGCTCTGCGCGGAGCTGGAGCGGCGGGGCTGGGTCAACGAGGTCTCCGCGGAGGTCCGGATCGGGGCGCTCGCGCCGGTCGGCGAGGCGGACGCGGACGAGTCGGCCTCGGCCGCGGTGACGCTGACGCGGACTCCGGACGAGGACTGGCTGGACCGCTACGGCAAGACCCGGGACCCGGGGCTGGTCCGGCGGATGCTGGTCGAGGGGCCGTCGGTGTGGTTCGCCTCGCTCGGCGGCGGCCGGGCCGTCGGGCGCATGGTGGTGGACGGGCGCTGGGCGGGCTTCGGCGCCGTGGCGGTCGACCCCGAACACCGGCGCCGGGGGCTCGCGACGGCCGTGATGGCGGTCCTGGCACGGCGGGCGCTGGAGGAGGGCGCGTCGGCCGCGTGGCTCCAGGTGGAGACCGACAACCCGGGGGCCCGCGCCCTCTACGACGGGATGGGCTTCGCCACCCACCACGCCTACCACCACTTCCGGGAGGGCGGCCGGTGA